The region CGTCCCGCAACGACTCCGCGAGCGAGGGCGCGTCGTCGGGCAGTTGGAACGAGTACGCCGGGTAGCCCGGGTCGGCGTTGGCCGGGAACGCGAACCCCGCGCGGTGCGGGTTCAGCCCGGTCAGCAGGGCCGCGCGGGACGGCGAGCACAGCGGCGTGGTGTGGTAGTTGGTCAACCGCAGGCCGCCGGCCGCCAACGCGTCCAGGTTCGGGGTCGCCACTTCGCCGCCGAACGGGCCGATGTCGGCGTACCCGAGGTCGTCGACCAGGACCACGACGACGTTCGGGCCGCGCGACCGGCGTTCGGCGGGCCACGCGGGGCGCGAGGCGGCGAACGTGCGGCCGACCCGGCCCGCGAAGCCGTCGTAGCCCCGGGCGTGGGGTGGGATGGTCATCGGGAGCAGTCCTTCCTCAGCCCCGGGCCGCGTTGGCGGCCTGGGCGATCAGCTGGAAACCCAGCACCAGCAGGGCGGTCACGGCCAGCGGGCTGAGCGCGAACAACGGGTTGAGGTCCAGGTAGCGCAGCGACGTGGTGAGCACCGCGCCCAGCGACGGGTCCGGCGGGCTGACGCCGATGCCGAGCACGCTCATCGCCCCCTCGATGAACACCGCCACCGACATGGACAGGGCGAGCTGCACGACGACCGGCTCCAGCGAGTTGGGCAGCACGTGGGTGCGCAGCACGTGCCCGCGCCCGCCGCCGATCACCTCCGAGGCGGTCACGAACTGGGCTTCGCGCACCCGGAGCACGGCGGAGCGCAGCAGCCGCCCGAAGATCGGGATCTCCACCGCCACCACCACGATCACCACCGACGTCGTGCCGGGCCCGATCACCGCCGCCAGCCCCACCGCCAGGATCAGCTGCGGGAACGCCAGCAGCACGTCGAACAGCCGTTGCACGGCGACGTCCAGCGCGCTGGTGAACGTCGCCAGCGCCCCGATGGCGCACCCGATCAGCGCCCCGAGCGGCACCGCCGTGAGGCTGATCAGCAGGTCGACCCGGATGCCGGACAGCAGCCGCGCCAGCACGTCCCGGTTGAGGTCGTCGGTGCCCAGCGGGTGCGCGGCGGAGGGCCCGAGCAGGTTGGCGTCCGGGATCTGCTGGTAGGGGTCCCACTGCACGAGCAGCGGCCCGACGAGCCCGGCCAGCGCGACCACCCCGACCAGGACCAGCCCGACCAGCCCACGACCCCGCAGCAGCGCGTTCACCTCTTGCCGCCCAACCGGATCCGGGGGTCCAACGCCGCGTGGGCCACGTCGGTCAGCAACTGCACGACGACGAACACCGTCACCGACAGCATCAGCAACACCTGCACCACCGGGTAGTCGCGCCGGGTGACACCTTGCTCGACCAGCAACCCCAGGCCCGGCCACGCGAAGATCGACTCGACCAGCACCGCGCCGCCCAGCAGCGCACCGGTCTGCAACCCCAGCGTGGTCACCGCGACCGGCAGCGCGCCGCGCAGCGCGTGCCGCACAACGATCTCCCGTCCGCGCACGCCGGCCGCGCGGACCGTCGTCACGTAGTCCTGGCGCAGCTCACCGCGCAGCGTCTCGGCGAGGAACCCGGTCAGCACGCCCGCCACCGGCAGCGCCAGGCACACCGCGGGCAGCACCAGGTACTGCGCGGTGATGTCGACCCGGTCCAGCAACCCGGCGGGCGGCACTCCCCCGGTCGGCAGCAACCGGAAGAACACCCCGAACACCAGGATCAGCACCACGCCGGTGACGAACGTCGGCAGCGCCACCGACGCGGTGTGGAACGCGGTCAGCAGCCGGTCCACCCACGGGTTGCGGGTCGCCGCCCACACCGGGCCGAGCACCAGCGCGGTCAGCACCGCCAGCAGCAGCGCGGCCAGCGTCAGCGTCGCGGTGTTGGCCAGCCCGTCGGCGACCAGCCCGGCGATGTCGCCGCCGATCAGGAACGACCGCCCGAGGTCGCCGGAGAGCAGCCCGCCGACCCAGTGCAGGTACTGCGCCACGACCGGCCGGTCCAGGCCGAGTTCGGCGCGGATCGCGGCGACCGCCTCGGGTGGCGCGTCGGCACCGGCCAGCACCGCCGCCGCGTCCCCCGGGATGGCCCGGATCAGCAGGAAGATCAGCACCGACGCCAGCCACAGCACCACCAGCGCCGACGGCAGCCGGCGCAGCAGGTAGCCGATCACCGCAGGTGCGCCTTGCCGAGGTCGAGCTCACGCCGCCGCGACCAGTCCACGCCCTGCAACGCGTCGCGCGCCACGAACTGCTCCAGCACCACGCCGATCTCGGCCAGGAAACCGCCGTCCAGCAACTGCTCGGACACCTTCCGGTACGCGGCGACGGCCTCTGGGCCGGTCGCGGCGGGCAGCTTCCACGCGGCTTCCGCGGCGCCCGTGTACTCCGGCGAGGAGAAGTGCGAGGCGTTGCGGCGGGCGTTGAACGGGTAGGCGCTCACCGTCAGCGTCGCCGGCGACAACTGCGCCCACGAGTGGTTGGTGGTCCACAGGCCGGGGAACTGCGCGCCGATCAGCTGCTTGACGAACTGGGTGGAGTCGACGGGTTCCAGCTTCACCGTGATCCCGGCCTCCGCCAGGTTGTTCTGCACGACCTGCGCGATGGCGGTGAACACCGGGTCGTTGCCGACGTACGCGAGCGGGATCTCCGGCACCGGCG is a window of Saccharothrix espanaensis DSM 44229 DNA encoding:
- a CDS encoding ABC transporter permease produces the protein MNALLRGRGLVGLVLVGVVALAGLVGPLLVQWDPYQQIPDANLLGPSAAHPLGTDDLNRDVLARLLSGIRVDLLISLTAVPLGALIGCAIGALATFTSALDVAVQRLFDVLLAFPQLILAVGLAAVIGPGTTSVVIVVVAVEIPIFGRLLRSAVLRVREAQFVTASEVIGGGRGHVLRTHVLPNSLEPVVVQLALSMSVAVFIEGAMSVLGIGVSPPDPSLGAVLTTSLRYLDLNPLFALSPLAVTALLVLGFQLIAQAANAARG
- a CDS encoding ABC transporter permease, producing the protein MIGYLLRRLPSALVVLWLASVLIFLLIRAIPGDAAAVLAGADAPPEAVAAIRAELGLDRPVVAQYLHWVGGLLSGDLGRSFLIGGDIAGLVADGLANTATLTLAALLLAVLTALVLGPVWAATRNPWVDRLLTAFHTASVALPTFVTGVVLILVFGVFFRLLPTGGVPPAGLLDRVDITAQYLVLPAVCLALPVAGVLTGFLAETLRGELRQDYVTTVRAAGVRGREIVVRHALRGALPVAVTTLGLQTGALLGGAVLVESIFAWPGLGLLVEQGVTRRDYPVVQVLLMLSVTVFVVVQLLTDVAHAALDPRIRLGGKR